The genomic interval CATCGACGTAGTGAATGACGCCGCCGGCGGTCTTGATGCAGTGATGTTCGAAGGGATAGAGGGCGGGATCGACCGCAAAGGGCGGTTCCCAGTTGGGCCCGCAGTCCTGGGCGAGGGCGGAAGACGCGGCGCCAAGGCACATCATCAGCCCGGCCGCAATTGCGAAGTTGGCTCCACGCATGACACTCTCCCGCCCCGGTCGAGTGTAGACGCGGGATTGGAGATGCACTGCTACTCTGCAGTCGGAACAGACGTGCTTGAAGCGGCTCCGACCGGCGCTCCGCACTCCGGACACTGGTTCGATGTGCTGCCGCGCAGGTCGTAGCCGCACTTCTGGCAAGCACCGGCCACGTATGGAGCCAGCAACCGATCGATGAGCCAGCAGGCAATGAGAATAACGAGAGCCGCGCCAAGGGCTGCGCCGATTACCTTGTATGCATACGGCCAGTAGATCGAAAGCTCGTATTGCCTGCCGAGTCTTGCCGGGTGATTGACCGATTGCCGCCAGAACGGGACGCCGAGTGAACCTGGGGGCCACAGTGCGAGCCGGTTGCCGAGCCAGGAGACGGGCGGCGCCTCTGACGCGACATCGGGTCCTCGAAAGCCGAACCACGCCACCTCCGCATCATCGACGATGACCTTCTCGCTGAGCGTCTCGACGATCCTGACTCGGTTGCTGTTGCGCTCAAGTTCCAGGTGCAATGGCCACGCGGCATTTGGTATGCTTCTCGAGGGATTCGCCAGATCCTTGACCGGCGCTGCCTTGACGCTCACATCACGAACAAGGTGCCAGGGCGCTTGCGAGACTTCTTCGCGCAGCTCGGCAACGTAGAGTGTGCCGTCGATCAGCGCCGTAAACCGCGTGGCCGACCACTGCGAATTCGGCTTTGTTTCGACGAACGGCTGCGCGAGCAGCCAGCCGGCCACGCACACGGTGATCAACAGCAGGACATTCCTGCCGATGCGAATCCACTTCCGCGCTCGCGACATCGTCGGTCTCCTTTCGGTCAACCTCTCCGTCTCGGCAGAGCGCTGCAGGCCGCCCGCTGCAGCAGACGCGCGGGCTTGGGAACTATTCGCAAAAAGAAAGCGGAGAGGGCGGGATCGACCGCAAAGGGCGGTTCCCAGTTGGGCCCGCAGTCCTGGGCGAGGGCGGAAGACGCGGCGCCAAGGCACATCATCAGCCCGGCCGCAATTGCAAAGTTGGCTCCACGCATGACACTCTCCCGCCCCGGTCGAGTGTAGACACGGGATTGAAGCAGCGCCAACGAGTCCGCCTTGCTGCGGCAGACAGCCATCGCGGCCATTGTCCAGTATTGCTGCAACGCAGTATGATTGTCCATGGGGCTCGACAGCGTCGAACTCGTGATGGAAGTCGAGGACGAATTCAAGATACGTCTTCCCGATTCTGAGTGTGAAAAAGTCCGCACGGTCGCAGACATCGCCGCGCTGGTGATTTCGAAGCTGCCGAGGTCGGACGGCGTCTGCGCGTCTGCCCGCACCTTCTACAGCCTGCGCCGCCAGATTGCCCGACTCACCAATCTCAGTCGCAGTGACATTCGACCCGGTGTTCAGCTCGCCACCTTGTTCCCACCCGCCAAACGACGGAAACAGTGGGCTGCTCTCCGCGCAGTGGAGCGCAATGTGCCGCACTTGCGAGCGTCGACCCGGGCCGAACGCACGCTCCTCTGGATGACCGGATTTCTTGGTCTGGCGTGGCTCACGTGTTCAGCCCTTGGATGGCTGGCGTATGGATTCTCGAGTGTTGCCGCCTTGTTTTCCGTCGGTGCATTTCTCGCGGGCGCGTGGCTCCTCACGGGCATCAACGCCCGCTTCGCGACGCACTTCCCCGCCGATTGTGTGACGCTCGCCGATCTCGTCCGCTTGACAATGCCGGTGCAGTTCCCCAATGCAGCCGGCGACCAGCTCATCTTTCAACACCGAGTCATGGAAGACGTTCGCCGCCTCACGGCAAACCAACTCGGCCTACCCCTCGATCAGGTTAAGCCCGAATCGCACCTCGTCAACGATCTGGGCATGGACTAAAGCCCAGCATCCGCGCGGACCGCGCTTGTGCAGCAGCACGCGTCGCGCCAACCGCGACCGGGCTTGCCAACTCATGCGTTCGAAAAAAGAAAGCGGAGAGAGCGGGATCGACCGCAAAGGGCGGTTCCCAGTTGGGCCCGCAGTCCTGGGCGAGGGCAGAAGACGCGGCGCCAAGGCACATCATCAGCCCGGCCGCGATTGCGAAGTTGGCTCCACGCATGACACTCTCCCGCCCCGGTCGAGTGTAGTCGCGAATTTGAAGCAGCGCTCCTGCGGACCCGGACCGCCCACTACTCATCGTTCATCCTGCTCCTTCAATGGGAACCACTTCCATTCGCGCGTTTCGATCAGCCGCGATTCCTCACCGTCGTATTCGTGGTTGTAGTGGTGCGAATGTGGCACGGGAACCCGCGGTTCGCCCTCCCTAAAACCAGCCGTGCGCAGAGCGGTGGCAAAGTCGTTGAGCGGACCGTACGCATAGATGAGATCATGCTGGTCGTACACGAGCTGGCTCTTGTTCCCATCGCCGATGATCCACACCTGGTGGCGACCGTCATTCTCAAAGTACTCGCGAAACTCATCCAGCAGTTGAGACACTTCGCCGCGTTCGTGCATCCAGGGCGACTCGTACCGGCCGGCGGCATGTTCGCTGGTTCGCGGCACGGCGAGCACGTAGAGCAACACGAATGGTGCCTCCATCGCCTCCATCAACTGTTTCATCAGGCGAACGTGATCGCCGCTGGGGCCAATGACGAGTCGATCCGGACCTCTCGTCGGCTGGCGCAACCATACGTTCTCGTGTCGATGGCGCACGTCTGCGCCGCTCTGCAGCACCGCGCCGAACTTGAACGGGCGGTCCGGTGGCTCACGCCACTTGCGCGATGCAAGGTGGAACATGCGGCGCCATGAGAAGCGTTCGCTCATGAAAGAAAGCGGAGAGGGCGGGATTCGAACCCGCGGTACGGTTTCCCGCACACACGATTTCCAATCGTGCACCTTCAGCCGCTCGGTCACCTCTCCACGGCTGGACGGACGCGATGAAAACCCCATCGCACCCGCCTCAAAAAGGTCAGGGCCACATGGTAGGCCGTCAGCCCGCTGGCTGCCGTTCGCGGGCCTCGTGCCGCCCGAGCACATGCTGACCTCCGCGCTCTTTGCGACCTTGGCGGCGAATAATCCCCTTCATGGCCGAGCCTGCCGATCAACTCGAACCACTCTGCGGCCTCATCGTCGTCGACAAGCCCTACCGCCTGTCGTCCACCTCGATCGTCCGCGTCGTCAAGCGCCGCGCACGCGGCGTGAAGACCGGCCACGCCGGCACGCTCGATCCGCTGGCCTCGGGCATTCTGATCTGCTGCATCGGCCGGGCCACGCGCTGGGTCGAGCGCCTCATGGCGATGTCCAAGACCTATGAGTGCACGATCGATCTGAGCGCGGTGTCGAGCACGCATGATCTCGAAGGGGTCATCACGCCGCTGGAGAATCTCACGCCGCCGGCGCGCGATGCGATCGAGAGCGTTCTGGCCGAGCGATTTACAGGGACGATCCTGCAGACGCCGCCGATCCACTCGGCGATGCGCATCGGCGGCAAGCGGGCGTACCACCTCGCGCGGCGCGGCCGGGAGGTGACGCTCGAACCGCGCCCGGTCCGCATAGACTCGATCGAAGTGATGTCCTGCGAGTGGCCGCACCTGACGATCCGCACGACCTGCGGCCGGGGCACGTACATCCGCTCGCTGGCGTTCGACATCGGCGCAGCGCTGGGCGTGGGCGGCTATCTGACCGCGCTCCGCCGCACCGCCATCGGTCCGTTCGATGAATCGCGCGCATTCAAACTCGACGATGTGCCGGACCCGATTGAGCAGGAGCACCTGATCGGGTTGGACGAGGCTGGACTCAACTGATCGGCGACCCCGGGGGCACCGGCTTGTCGATGGCCAACAGGATGACCTTTCGCGCTTCTTCGCCGTCGGTGAGGTCGCTGGCGGCGCAGAGCATGCCGTTGCTCACTTCGCCGCGGATCTTGCGCGGCTCAAGGTTGGCGACGATGACGATCTGCTTACCCACAAGCTGTTCCGGCTCGTAATGACCGCGAATGCCGGCGCAGATCTGCCGGCCGGCTTCGCTGCCGTCGTCGAGCTGGAGCACGAGGAGTTTGTCGGCGTTGGGGTGGTGCGCTGCGGCCCTGACGGTCGCGACGCGGAGATCGATCTTCGCGAAGTCGTCGTACTTGATGGGGTCTTTGAACTGCATATCGGCCTCGTGTTGGCGCGTGGTGTCGTTGGTTGGAATCCAGTTTAGCGCCATTGCCTGCGAGGGCGCAGGCGGCCTACGCCGTCAGGCCGCGGCGCTTGAGTTCGCTGGCCATCTTTTCCATGAAGGCGCGATCCTGCTGCGGATCAAACGGCCGCGCGGCGTCCCAGTCGTAGAACCAGATCGGCCGGGTGCGCCATTCGGCCGGCTCATCGGCGTAGCGCGGAAACAGATGCGCGTGCAGCGCCGGCTCGAGGTTTCCGAGGATCTCGTAGTTGATGCGCGCAGCGCCCGTAATGGCCAGCAGCGCTTCGCCGGCTTCGATCATGTCGGAAAGAAATGCACTGCGAGCGGCACCCTTAAGCGCGTTGAGATCGGACACGACCGGGTCGGGCAGCAGCAGGCAGTAGCCCGGCACGACCTGCCGGTCGCCTATGACGATCCAGCCGGAGTGGACGCGGGCGATGACGCGCGGGTTCGTGCCGGCGTTGGCCTGCGCGACGCGCTGGTGGATCAGCGTGGACATGGGCAAGCGTAGGACAACCGACGGCAACGAAGACGCCCAGGCGTCGGAGCCTGGGCGTGGAAGGAGATGAAAACGCGTGGGGAGTCGGGCGCTTCAGACTTCGAGCAGTTCGCCGATGCGCGCGACAAGTTTTTCGATGTTGAACGGCTTCTTGACGAAGTCGTCGGCGCCGGCCTTGAGCAGTTCGTTGATCTCGTCGGGATTGACCACGCCGGACACGATGATGATCTTCGTGTTGGCGAGTTCTTCGTTCTCGCGGATGCGCTTGCACACCACGTTGCCGTTGATGTCCGGCAGCATGTAATCGAGGATGATCAGGTGCGGCCGGAAGGACTCGGTGATCATGCCCGCTTCGTAGCCGGTCTGGGCCGTCTGCACTTCGAAGCGGTCATCGCGCGAGAGCACGTCGACGAAGAGTTCGATGATCTGGTCATCGTCATCGACGACGAGGATGCGCTTCTTGGCGCCTTCGATGAGATCCGGCGGAATGTCGTTCTCGCGCATGAACTTGATGAGTTCGGCGCGGGGGATGCGGCGGAAGCGCGAGCCGGGCACGCGGAAGCCCTGCAGCCGGCCGTTGTCAAAGCAGCGGATGATCGTCTGCTGACTGACCTTGCAGATGGCGGCCGCTTCGCCGGTGGTGAACACCTGCTTTTTGGAGATGTCGCTCACGGTCATCGCCCCCACTCGGCCTTGTGACTCGACTGGCGGTCACGCGCGGCCGTCATTTTGCCCAAACTTCCGATCAGGCCCAAAATGCCTACCTTACCTTCCTGCACCAATCGGCGAAGGGCCGCGGTGGCTTAACTGGTTCATGTCGCGGAAAGGGCGCAAAGCGTGCCGATTTTGCGGGCGGCTGGCGAATATCGCACCCAAGTCGTTGTCAGGACTTGCGTTGCTTCCCCCGTGCGGCAGGAGAGAATCTGCGTGCGCGCAGACCCCGTCTCTGTATCGCTCCGTCGCGTCCGGCGGTTCCGCAAAAGTGTGAGGAACTCGTAAGGTGGACCGGTAATTACCCCGAATGTGCCTCGGTTTACCGCTGTCGCTCCCGCCAGAGCCGAACCGCCTCTGGCTCGCGCGGGTAGATCGGCAGCAGATCGGCCGGAGGCGTGGGCGGATGCGATCGCTCCTGCTTGCGGCCGGCGGTCGAGACGTGTGAGGCGTCGGGCTGCGTGCAAACCAATCTAAGGCCATGAGCAGTGCACACTTGTGCGAGGTCCGCCACGCGATGCGCCGGCTGGTTCACCGCGACGGACCTGATGCCCGACGCGGCCGCCTCCTGCGTAATCTGCTGCAAATCAAGAACTTGTGCCTCGGCGGCGCCGCCGGCGCCGCTGGTGAGGGTCCAATAGCAGCCGCGCTTGCCCCCGAGGCAGATGAGCATGGGCTCGGACATGTCAACCGCCTCACGGATCGCATCGGCCTCGGGAATCGGGAAAAGAGCGCATCCCGTGGCGAACGCCAGCATCTTCGCCGCGGACACGGCAATGCGCAGGCCGGTGAAGCCACCGGGCCCGACGGAAACGTAGATGGTCCGCAAGTCCCGTGGTGTGGCGTTGACGCTCCGGAAGGCCCGGTCGATGGCTGGCATGAGGTCGTCGTCGTGCCGGGCGGCTTTGGAGACGGGCTCGAGGTGCAGCAACGAATCGCCCCGGGCCACGGCGACGGTGGCGTCCGGTCCGCTGGCCTCGATGGCCAGGGAGATGCTGTCGGCGGGCTCGGGCACTGGCCAAGTCTAACCGCAGAGGCTTGCCAAGCGACGACTCCGGCGCAGAGCCCCTGCGATGAGAAATTCGAGGCTCCGGCCCCGGACGGCGCGGACTCATTGCCCTCACGGGCCGATATTCATAGAATCATGTTTCGCTCTTGACGCCCCGGCATAACCTCTGAAGAGAGCGAGGAGGGGCTTGAGGCTCGCGTGAGGACCGCCCTGGCATGACCATGACTGACCCGCAGGCAGTGAGTCAACCCGTGGAGCGCGTAAGCGCCAAGACGCGCCTGAAATGGCTGCGCGACATGATGCTCATCCGCGAGTTTGAACTGCGGACGATGCAGGCGTACCAGGAGGCGAAGATCGGCGGCTTCTGCCACGTCTACATCGGGCAGGAGGCCTGCGCGGTCGGCTGCATCGCCGCGACCAATCCGGATGATCCGGTCATCACCGCCTACCGCGACCACGGCCACGCCCTGGCGCGCGGCATGGAGGCCCGCTACGCCATGGCCGAGATGTTCGGCAAGATCGGCGGATGCGCCAAGGGCAAGGGCGGCTCGATGCACTTCTTTGACAAGCGCACCCACTTCTACGGCGGGCACGCGATCGTCGGCGGACAGACCCCCATCGGCGCCGGCCTCGCGTTCGCCACCCGCTACGAAAACGAAGTGCTCGGTCAGGGCAAGAAGCGCGTCACGCTGTGCTTCCTCGGCGACGGAGCGCTCAACCAGGGCGCGCTGCACGAGGCGATGAACCTCTGCGCCATTCTCGATCTGCCGTGCATCTTCGTCGTCGAAAACAACCGTTATTCAATGGGCACGTCGATCGAGCGCGGCACGTCGATGGCCGACGATCTGTCGACCAAGGCGGCGGCGTACGGCATGCCCTACTTCCAGGCCGACGGCATGGATGTGTGCGCGGTGTACAACGTGATGAAGCGCGTCGTCGATCGCATGCGCAGCGAGCAGCGGCCGGCGTTCGTCGAGATCAGCACCTACCGGTACAAGGGCCACTCCATGTCGGACCCGCAGAAGTACCGCACCAAAGACGAGGTGTCCGAGTACGAAGCGAACGATCCCATCCGCCGGTTGGCCGATGCGTTGATCGAAGCAGGAAGCCTGAACGAAGACGGTTTCAAGGAACTGAACCAAAGCGTGCGCGATGAAGTCCGCGACGCCATCAAGTGGGCGGAGCAGTCGCCTGAACCGGACCCTGCGACGGAGCTGTACAGCGACGTCGTCACCGAGCCGTTCGGCGCGTATGGGCCGACGAGTCTTCCCGAGATGTGCGAGCACGAACCCGGCGAAGCGCCGGAGTCGCCCTAGAGGGCGCCGCGCGAGCGCTCGGCAGTCGGATCGAAGTCAATCAGCAGAGAGATTCACATGGGTGCTGCGGTAGCCACACGTCAGATACAGTTTCGCGAAGCGATACGCGAAGCGATGAGCGAAGAGATGCGCCGCGACAAGCGCGTGTTTCTGATGGGCGAAGAAGTCGCGCAGTATCAGGGCGCGTACAAAGTCAGTCAGGGCATGCTCGATGAGTTCGGCGAGAAGCGCGTCATCGACGTGCCCATCTCGGAAAACGGCTTTGCCGGGCTGGGCGTCGGCGCCGCCATGATGGGGCTGCGGCCGATCATCGAGTTCATGTCGTGGTCGTTCTCGCTCGTCGCAGCCGACCAGATCCTCAACAACGCGCCCAAGATGCTCTACATGTCCGGCGGGCAGTTCGGCTGCCCGGTCGTGTTCCGCGGCAACGACGGCGCCGGCGGGCAACTCGGCTCGACGCACTCGTGGGCCGTCGAGGGCCTGTTCGCCAACGTGCCCGGACTGCGCATTGTCATTCCCTCGACGCCTTACGACGCCAAGGGGCTGCTCAAGACGGCGATCCGCTGCGATGACCCCGTGTTCTTCCTTGAATCCGAGCGCATGCTCGGCAACAAGGGCCCGGTGCCCGAGGAGGAATACCTCATCCCCTTTGGCAAGGCGGACATCAAGCGCGCCGGCGGCGACTGCACCCTGGTCAGTTTCGGCCGGCCGGTGCACTTCTGCCTTGAAGCGGCTGAGAAGCTGGCCGAGGAGGGCATCGAGTGCGAAGTGATCGACGGCCGCACCATTCGGCCGCTCGACATGGACACGATTATCGAGAGCATCCGCAAGACGAATTACTGCGTAGTCGTGGATCAGTCCTGGCCCTTCGGCTCGGTGGCGAGCGAGGTCGCGACGCAGATCTACGAGCGCGCGATGGATCATCTCGACAACCGCGTGTACCGCGTGTGCAGCGACGACGTGCCGGCGCCGTACAGCAAGAACCTGGAGCAGGCCATGCTGCCCAATCCCGGCAAGATCATCAAGGCGGTCAGGCAGGCGATGTACCTGGAGTGACGTGTATCTCTGGCCTCTAGCCGTCGGCGGAAGCCGACACTTCTCGAACGACACTTTTCAGCGGGTGGAGCGATGGCAATTGAAATCAAGATGCCTCGTCTGTCGGACACGATGGAGCAGGGCACGCTCGTCAAGTGGCACGTGAAAGAAGGCCAGCAGGTCGAGTCGGGCCAGGTGCTGGCAGACATCGAGACGGACAAGGCGACGATGGAGATGCCGACCTACGACGCCGGCAAGGTCGCCCGGATTGTGTGCGAGACGGGCTCGAACGTCGCGGTCGGCGAGACGGTCATGATCCTCGCGGAAGAGGGTGAGTCGATCGAAGAGGCGATCAAATCGGTTGGAGCGGAGGCGAGTGAGGGTGAGAGCGGGGCCGGGGCCGAGCACGCCGCAGAGTCAAAGTCCAAGGCGCCGGCGGCCGCCAAACCCGCACAGGCG from Phycisphaerales bacterium carries:
- a CDS encoding zinc ribbon domain-containing protein, producing MSRARKWIRIGRNVLLLITVCVAGWLLAQPFVETKPNSQWSATRFTALIDGTLYVAELREEVSQAPWHLVRDVSVKAAPVKDLANPSRSIPNAAWPLHLELERNSNRVRIVETLSEKVIVDDAEVAWFGFRGPDVASEAPPVSWLGNRLALWPPGSLGVPFWRQSVNHPARLGRQYELSIYWPYAYKVIGAALGAALVILIACWLIDRLLAPYVAGACQKCGYDLRGSTSNQCPECGAPVGAASSTSVPTAE
- the truB gene encoding tRNA pseudouridine(55) synthase TruB gives rise to the protein MAEPADQLEPLCGLIVVDKPYRLSSTSIVRVVKRRARGVKTGHAGTLDPLASGILICCIGRATRWVERLMAMSKTYECTIDLSAVSSTHDLEGVITPLENLTPPARDAIESVLAERFTGTILQTPPIHSAMRIGGKRAYHLARRGREVTLEPRPVRIDSIEVMSCEWPHLTIRTTCGRGTYIRSLAFDIGAALGVGGYLTALRRTAIGPFDESRAFKLDDVPDPIEQEHLIGLDEAGLN
- the metG gene encoding methionine--tRNA ligase subunit beta; protein product: MQFKDPIKYDDFAKIDLRVATVRAAAHHPNADKLLVLQLDDGSEAGRQICAGIRGHYEPEQLVGKQIVIVANLEPRKIRGEVSNGMLCAASDLTDGEEARKVILLAIDKPVPPGSPIS
- a CDS encoding response regulator translates to MTVSDISKKQVFTTGEAAAICKVSQQTIIRCFDNGRLQGFRVPGSRFRRIPRAELIKFMRENDIPPDLIEGAKKRILVVDDDDQIIELFVDVLSRDDRFEVQTAQTGYEAGMITESFRPHLIILDYMLPDINGNVVCKRIRENEELANTKIIIVSGVVNPDEINELLKAGADDFVKKPFNIEKLVARIGELLEV
- the tsaB gene encoding tRNA (adenosine(37)-N6)-threonylcarbamoyltransferase complex dimerization subunit type 1 TsaB, producing the protein MPEPADSISLAIEASGPDATVAVARGDSLLHLEPVSKAARHDDDLMPAIDRAFRSVNATPRDLRTIYVSVGPGGFTGLRIAVSAAKMLAFATGCALFPIPEADAIREAVDMSEPMLICLGGKRGCYWTLTSGAGGAAEAQVLDLQQITQEAAASGIRSVAVNQPAHRVADLAQVCTAHGLRLVCTQPDASHVSTAGRKQERSHPPTPPADLLPIYPREPEAVRLWRERQR
- the pdhA gene encoding pyruvate dehydrogenase (acetyl-transferring) E1 component subunit alpha, with the protein product MTMTDPQAVSQPVERVSAKTRLKWLRDMMLIREFELRTMQAYQEAKIGGFCHVYIGQEACAVGCIAATNPDDPVITAYRDHGHALARGMEARYAMAEMFGKIGGCAKGKGGSMHFFDKRTHFYGGHAIVGGQTPIGAGLAFATRYENEVLGQGKKRVTLCFLGDGALNQGALHEAMNLCAILDLPCIFVVENNRYSMGTSIERGTSMADDLSTKAAAYGMPYFQADGMDVCAVYNVMKRVVDRMRSEQRPAFVEISTYRYKGHSMSDPQKYRTKDEVSEYEANDPIRRLADALIEAGSLNEDGFKELNQSVRDEVRDAIKWAEQSPEPDPATELYSDVVTEPFGAYGPTSLPEMCEHEPGEAPESP
- a CDS encoding pyruvate dehydrogenase complex E1 component subunit beta; translation: MGAAVATRQIQFREAIREAMSEEMRRDKRVFLMGEEVAQYQGAYKVSQGMLDEFGEKRVIDVPISENGFAGLGVGAAMMGLRPIIEFMSWSFSLVAADQILNNAPKMLYMSGGQFGCPVVFRGNDGAGGQLGSTHSWAVEGLFANVPGLRIVIPSTPYDAKGLLKTAIRCDDPVFFLESERMLGNKGPVPEEEYLIPFGKADIKRAGGDCTLVSFGRPVHFCLEAAEKLAEEGIECEVIDGRTIRPLDMDTIIESIRKTNYCVVVDQSWPFGSVASEVATQIYERAMDHLDNRVYRVCSDDVPAPYSKNLEQAMLPNPGKIIKAVRQAMYLE